The genomic window CCTCGACCGTTTCTGCGATGTCAAGACCGTCGCCTGCGAAACGCTTCTCGAACCAGCGATGCCGCCGATGATCGTCATCAAGCAGCATTACGCTGATCGGCGCCCTGTCAGCCGAAAGGTCTTTGAGACCGAACTTTATCAAAACACTGCGTATCAAGCTCATAGATCCTGGTGCCAATAGACTATAACATAACGAAAAGTTGGCGATCAGCCGCCTTTTTGTATTAAAGAACCGCCATGCTAACATTGTCGTGTCTGCCGTCCGAAACACTCGATGCCAAAGCATGAAAAAAAGGTTGTCGATATAACGACACGCACGAACGAAAGGCCCCGGATGCCCGAGATCGCACCCGACCAGACCCTCTGCGACCAATGCTACGGCGTCGGAATGATCGTCATACCCGGCAAAGGTGCGAAACCGTGCAGCTGCCGTAAGCGGGACCTTTTTACTGACGGTATCGACAAGGCGAACGTCCCAAAACGCTACGCTTCATGCCATATCAACAACTTCAAGCCTGAGACCGCTTCGCAACGCCATGCACTCAAGATGGCCGAGACCTTCGCACGCGAATTTCCCGCCGTCGATCGCGGCCTCCTGTTCATGGGCAGCGTCGGCGTCGGAAAGACCCACTTGGCAGTCTCGATCATCAAACTCATCGCTGAACGCGGTTTCTCCTGCCGCTTTTATGAATTCGGCACTCTGCTCAAGGAGATACAGAACTCATATAACCCGCGAACCGACAGTTCGGAAGACAGCATCCTCGGCAATGTTTTTGATTGCGATGTGCTCCTGCTCGATGAACTCGGCGCCGCCAAGCCTACCCACTGGGTGATGGACACCCTCTATCACATCATCAACACTCGCTACAACGACAAGAAGGCGACGATCTTTACAACAAATTTCCTCGACGAACGCACTGATCCGCGGATCGAGATACTCGAAGACCGGATCGGCGTGCCTGTTCGCTCCCGCCTATACGAAATGTGCGCAACGGTGCCGATGACAGGCAACGACCACCGCCGCAAACTCGCATAGTTTGCTGATACACGTTTCGGCGGCAATTCCTCAAAGGCGTAAAAGGACAACGTAAACATCCGTGTAAAAACTTGTTGTATTTTTCCGTTCAATATTGTTATACTTGACGAGGGTCCATCCCTTCCTACCAAATTAACGCCTATGCTTCCCGCTAATACAACCCTACAAAAGAACCGCTTTCGCATAATCGCCCCGCTGATCGAGGTCGATCGAGGACAGCTTTACGACGCCTACGACAACGACCTTGAACACAATATTCTCTTACACGAATCTGCCAGTCTTGAGCCGCAGTCGTTCAGCACCCGGCTTTCGGCGCTGAAAGCTCAGGAGACCGACGGAATCGTCGGGATCGGAGGCGGTTTTGCCGAAAATAATTACGAATATCTGGCAGCGGACGCTTCGGGATCTCGTGCATCGGCAGATGATCTGATGAGCGACCCGAAAGGAGCCTTTGCCGACCTCCTTATCGCACTTTGCCGTTTGATAGAACGCGAGGGCGGCGTTGACAACATCGTGATAACGCCGCATCACCTTCGACGTTCCGGCAGCGGTACCATAAGCCTCGTCTTTTTCGGTGCCCCGAGCGGCCTGAAGAGCATCTCATCAGCCGGCCTGCAAAAGCCTTCGCCGTATCTTCCGCTCGAATCGGTCTGGTTAGGCATCGATATCGTAACGCAAAACGCTCTTTCGCGTACCTATGATGACGCAGCGATCGAGGTGCTCGAATCGCCGCGTGATGAACGGTCGCTCTTATATTCGCTCGCTGCGTCCATATATATGATCGTGACCGGTTCGCCGCCGCCCGACCCGCTCGTTCGGAGCCTCGAACTTATGGACGGCAATCCCGATCCGTTCGTTCCGCTTTGCGCGGCCGAACCTTCGTGGTCTGCCGACCTGTCGGATGTTATCTCAAGAATGGCTGCGATACGCCGCGAGGACCGTTTCAGCTCGGTCGCCCAAGCGATCGAAGCCGTGCGAAACGCGTCGGCCGTTATTGCGGCTCCTGCTGCCGCAACCGTATCGAAAGTTCCCGAGTCCCCACCGAAAACACAGCCGGTAGATCGGGCGAACATTTCGTTCGCTGACCTTGCCGACGAAGATCTCGATCTGCTTGAGATCCCTGTCGCCGCGGTTAGCAATTCTCCGTCTATGGAGGAAGTGCTCGCCGCCGATCCGCTGTTTGCGGCCGCAGGCGAGCAGACGTTCGTCGAAGAACCCATGGCCTCTGCTGATCCCGAGCCGTCGCAGCCTGAGCGATCGAGTGACGAGGCAGAAGCGGCACCGTTCGAAACCGTCGTTACGACGCCCGAGCCTGTCGCCGAGACTATCGTTCCCAAAGAGCCGGTCGATGCGGTCTGGGCCGACGGCGAAGAGAAGCCCTCGGGCAAAGGCAAGGCTTTGGCAGCGGCTGCCGCAGCGGCGGTGCTTATTCTTGCCGGCGGTGCTTGGGGCCTTTTGTCGTACTCATCGGCGGGCAGCGGCGTCACGACGGAGGTCGCCATGCCGTCCCAAGAACGGACCGACGTTCCGCCAACGTCCGGTACTGATCCGGTAACATCCGTTTCATATCAGACAGCAGACCCGACAACCGATAATTCAGCGGCCGCCGATACCCGCCCGCAGCGAAAGCCGGAGGTCCAGAAGAACCAACAACGGCCTGTTGTTGCCGAAACAAAACCTGAAAAGACGGACAAACCGAAGCCGGAAAAGACCAAAAAGCTGACGGTTGACGATCTTCTTCGTGATAATTAGGAGAACCTAAATGAGCCCCGATACTGTATTCACCCGCCGTTCGAAAACACCGATCCTGATCCCTATTCTGCTTGTAATTGCGGCAGGATGCTTAACTCCGCTATTTGCACAGCAGCAGCTTAGCCTTGCCGATATACTGATCGCCCTCAGATCAAAAAAGGCCGATATCACCGAGAAGAATAAGATCCTCGCCGATGCGGTAAAAGACCGCGGGATCACCTTTGCATTAACGCCCGAGATCGAGCGCGAGCTTAGCACCACGGGAGCGAACGGACAGCTGATAGGTGCGATCAAACAACGCACCGAGCCTGCCGCCGAAAAGCCAAATGCAAATGCCGCTACTGTGACCGAGCCTGAAAAACCGGCCGTACCCATGGAAACATACAAGCAGAACGCCGCCGCGAATCTAGAGAAAGGCTTGGTTCATCAAGCCGTGAGCGATCTCAATCATGCCATTGACATTGATCCTGCAGATGCAGAGCTTCGCATTATGCGGGCAACGGCGTTCGTACGTCTGAAAATTCTTGACCTCGCCCTCACCGACCTTGATAAAGCCGTGGAATTGTTTCCAAGTGCCGTGAATTTGGAAGCACGCGCCGCCGTATATGAAAAGCTAGGAAATACCAAAGCTGCGAATGCCGATCACGAAAAGGCATTCGCCATCGACCCGAAGAATGCAT from Chloracidobacterium sp. includes these protein-coding regions:
- a CDS encoding ATP-binding protein, producing the protein MPKHEKKVVDITTRTNERPRMPEIAPDQTLCDQCYGVGMIVIPGKGAKPCSCRKRDLFTDGIDKANVPKRYASCHINNFKPETASQRHALKMAETFAREFPAVDRGLLFMGSVGVGKTHLAVSIIKLIAERGFSCRFYEFGTLLKEIQNSYNPRTDSSEDSILGNVFDCDVLLLDELGAAKPTHWVMDTLYHIINTRYNDKKATIFTTNFLDERTDPRIEILEDRIGVPVRSRLYEMCATVPMTGNDHRRKLA
- a CDS encoding TonB family protein, whose product is MSPDTVFTRRSKTPILIPILLVIAAGCLTPLFAQQQLSLADILIALRSKKADITEKNKILADAVKDRGITFALTPEIERELSTTGANGQLIGAIKQRTEPAAEKPNANAATVTEPEKPAVPMETYKQNAAANLEKGLVHQAVSDLNHAIDIDPADAELRIMRATAFVRLKILDLALTDLDKAVELFPSAVNLEARAAVYEKLGNTKAANADHEKAFAIDPKNASAAAAVAKMKSAEEKAPAPKTEAVKAEPAKTESAKTEPVKAEPAKVEPAKVEAPKQVAAKQPEAVVGPVDIGPLNLFATRLVQPNYSSTDKLMRIEGQVKVEITLDEEGKPTSIKAVSGPGTLRNSAEEAVRRSRFEPIIVDGKAVKATGYIVFNFKLRQ